One genomic window of Clostridium taeniosporum includes the following:
- a CDS encoding radical SAM protein, with the protein MNFSEYVKNSTKNVIISKICSLLEKDPSKNIDKLFNLSIKLTKDTKNKSKIRDLYDYYNNNPLIKNFIENLLININPNFLKKFAINFLNYVLNSNDNTYFPFFVIDLSSKDINDKILYSELDKILKNVKENKISYVFIIGKEPFSIDPLFNIYKKYSNILFIPFTNGELFTPIICNKLSTLFNVVPIISLNGFKDLTDYSRGEGTFNKVMSNLDLLKYNSIPFGISSNISFNNIMAVTSNRFIDMILKKGAFINLYFYDSVINEKKEKLQLYRKIKHLKITPPYIPLNFLDNSITSKIIIDKNSLYNNELKLNFNNMKYCFHSIL; encoded by the coding sequence ATGAATTTTAGTGAATATGTAAAAAATTCTACTAAAAATGTTATAATTTCAAAAATATGTTCACTCTTAGAGAAAGATCCTTCCAAAAACATTGATAAATTATTTAACTTATCAATTAAACTTACAAAAGATACTAAAAATAAAAGTAAAATAAGAGATTTATATGATTATTATAATAATAATCCTTTAATAAAAAATTTTATTGAAAACTTATTAATAAACATAAATCCTAACTTTTTAAAAAAATTTGCAATAAACTTCCTCAATTATGTATTAAATAGTAATGATAATACTTATTTTCCTTTTTTTGTTATAGATTTATCCTCTAAAGATATAAATGATAAAATTTTATATAGTGAACTTGATAAAATTTTAAAGAATGTAAAAGAAAATAAAATATCTTATGTATTTATAATTGGAAAAGAGCCTTTTTCTATAGATCCATTATTTAATATTTATAAAAAATATTCTAATATATTATTTATTCCATTTACGAACGGAGAATTATTTACCCCTATAATATGTAATAAACTTAGTACTTTATTTAATGTTGTGCCTATAATTTCTCTTAATGGATTTAAAGATCTTACAGATTACAGTCGTGGAGAAGGAACTTTTAATAAAGTTATGTCTAATCTGGATTTACTTAAATATAACTCTATTCCTTTTGGAATATCATCAAATATTTCTTTTAATAATATAATGGCTGTAACCTCAAATAGATTTATAGATATGATATTAAAAAAAGGAGCTTTTATTAATTTATATTTTTATGATTCAGTGATAAACGAAAAAAAAGAAAAATTACAACTCTACAGAAAAATAAAGCATCTAAAAATAACCCCACCTTATATTCCATTAAATTTTTTAGATAATTCAATAACTTCTAAAATTATTATAGATAAAAATAGTCTTTATAATAATGAACTTAAACTAAATTTTAATAATATGAAATACTGTTTTCATTCTATTCTTTAA
- a CDS encoding MATE family efflux transporter yields MEQRIDLTEGKIVSKLIKLALPIMGTSFIQMAYNMTDMIWIGKVGSEAVAAVGTAGFYPWLAMAFIMISKTGAEIKVAQKIGEHNLRKVKTYIISAIQINLVLSILYTLILLIFRNELIGFFNLGDSDVISMSKTYLVIVALAMIFYFINPVFTAIFNGAGSSKTPFVINTIGLAFNMVFDPVLILGIGPFPKMGVAGAAIATVIAQIIVSLSFIFVMFKSKEEYLKVNVFKTPRMDYIKVLCNIGLPGGIQNGLFTIFSMCIGRIIAVFGPIPIAVQKVGSQIEAISWMTAGGFSTALGTFVGQNFGSKKYKRINKGVEVTMLMAITIGILASLLLILGGEHVFSFFLNDPEAVKEGTVYLRILGYSQLFMCIEITITGGFNGLGRTYIPSIIGILLTGARVPASYLLCKPNILGLDGIWWSISVSSILKGTILLSIYLYLLKKRKLYKEEF; encoded by the coding sequence ATGGAACAAAGAATTGATTTAACAGAAGGAAAAATTGTATCAAAACTTATTAAATTAGCGTTACCAATAATGGGAACATCTTTTATACAAATGGCATATAATATGACGGATATGATATGGATAGGAAAGGTAGGAAGTGAAGCTGTAGCTGCAGTTGGAACAGCTGGTTTTTATCCGTGGCTTGCAATGGCTTTTATTATGATATCTAAAACAGGTGCAGAGATAAAAGTTGCACAAAAAATAGGTGAACATAATTTAAGAAAAGTTAAGACTTACATAATAAGTGCTATTCAAATAAATCTAGTTCTTTCTATTTTATATACATTGATATTACTAATATTTAGGAATGAACTTATAGGATTTTTTAACCTAGGTGATAGTGACGTAATTTCAATGTCTAAAACATATTTAGTAATAGTAGCATTAGCAATGATATTTTACTTTATAAATCCAGTATTTACGGCAATATTTAATGGTGCTGGAAGTAGTAAAACTCCATTTGTAATAAATACTATAGGACTTGCATTTAATATGGTTTTCGATCCAGTTTTAATACTAGGAATTGGACCTTTTCCAAAGATGGGGGTAGCAGGAGCCGCTATTGCAACTGTAATTGCACAAATAATAGTAAGTTTAAGTTTTATATTTGTTATGTTTAAAAGTAAAGAAGAATATTTAAAAGTAAATGTATTTAAAACACCTAGAATGGATTATATAAAGGTACTTTGTAATATAGGTTTACCAGGAGGAATACAAAATGGATTATTTACTATATTTTCTATGTGTATAGGAAGAATAATCGCAGTATTTGGACCTATACCAATAGCTGTTCAAAAAGTAGGTTCGCAGATTGAAGCTATATCATGGATGACAGCAGGAGGATTTTCAACTGCACTTGGAACTTTTGTTGGGCAAAATTTCGGAAGTAAAAAGTATAAACGAATAAATAAAGGTGTAGAGGTTACTATGTTAATGGCAATAACAATAGGTATACTTGCATCACTATTATTAATATTAGGTGGTGAGCATGTATTTTCATTTTTCTTAAATGATCCAGAAGCTGTTAAGGAAGGAACTGTATACTTGAGAATACTTGGGTATTCACAATTGTTTATGTGCATAGAGATTACAATAACAGGAGGATTTAATGGACTTGGACGTACATATATACCATCAATTATAGGAATATTGTTAACAGGAGCCAGAGTTCCAGCATCATATCTTTTATGTAAACCAAATATACTTGGATTAGATGGAATATGGTGGAGTATAAGTGTAAGTAGTATTTTAAAAGGAACTATTTTATTATCTATATACTTATATTTATTAAAGAAAAGAAAGTTATATAAAGAAGAATTTTAA
- a CDS encoding CobW family GTP-binding protein has translation MTSKIDIFSGFLGAGKTMLIKNLLSNKIYDENTVIIENEFGEVGIDGTILKERNIEIKEINSGCICCQVTGNFIDSVLEIIDKYNPKNIIVEPSGVAKLSEILNILNKNHYKDKFSINRIITVVDAQRYEMYLNNFDEFYKDQIRKAKVVVFSRTELISKNDLENAISSIRKINSNATIISKPLSRLGIKEINKIVGIDDTVLYNKNEFIFNKIAKHASFRKEHSHSAKDVFESYPIDLNSKISEEELESKFKIIAQNKQYGNVIRAKGIVEVINGEYYQFDYVPNEFQGRKIKWANKKVISIIGSNLNKKELIRLFS, from the coding sequence ATGACAAGTAAGATAGATATATTTTCAGGATTTTTAGGTGCAGGAAAGACAATGCTTATTAAAAATTTATTATCAAACAAAATTTATGATGAGAATACAGTAATAATAGAAAATGAATTTGGTGAAGTTGGAATAGACGGAACTATATTAAAGGAAAGAAATATAGAAATAAAAGAGATAAATTCAGGATGTATTTGTTGTCAAGTAACAGGAAATTTTATAGATTCAGTATTAGAAATAATTGATAAATATAACCCTAAAAATATTATAGTTGAACCTTCTGGCGTAGCTAAATTAAGTGAAATATTAAATATTTTAAATAAAAATCATTATAAAGATAAGTTTTCAATAAATAGAATAATTACAGTTGTAGATGCTCAAAGATATGAAATGTATTTAAATAATTTTGATGAATTTTATAAAGATCAAATAAGAAAAGCAAAAGTCGTAGTTTTTAGTAGAACGGAATTAATAAGTAAAAATGATTTAGAAAATGCAATAAGCTCTATTAGGAAGATTAATTCTAATGCCACAATAATAAGTAAACCATTATCAAGATTAGGTATAAAAGAAATAAACAAAATAGTAGGAATAGATGATACAGTATTATATAACAAAAATGAATTTATATTTAATAAAATAGCTAAACATGCTTCATTTAGAAAAGAACATAGTCATTCAGCAAAGGATGTTTTTGAAAGTTATCCTATAGATTTAAATAGTAAAATCAGTGAAGAAGAATTAGAAAGTAAATTTAAAATAATAGCACAAAACAAACAGTATGGAAATGTAATAAGAGCTAAAGGAATAGTTGAAGTTATAAATGGAGAATATTATCAATTTGATTATGTACCAAATGAATTTCAAGGAAGAAAAATAAAATGGGCTAATAAAAAAGTTATTTCTATTATTGGAAGTAATTTAAATAAAAAAGAGTTAATTCGTTTATTTAGTTAA
- a CDS encoding GTP-binding protein gives MKIQVEIVTGFLGSGKTSFINSLIKESYVDGEKIIVIQLENGKNKILEETLNYGVVTIYKESNFERLSKEMIRLIEEYSPNRIIIEFNGTYDLEDLFKIADKKTYKNIINLDRIYFIGDTKNLKLYVQNMGNFLIPFIELSNLLVLNNTKNCNEEEIFSVKNILKNINPSAYILQAKDKEDFNSMIRENEILENGFIKKLRVKVNNSKKRFKEKKE, from the coding sequence ATGAAAATTCAAGTTGAAATAGTAACAGGTTTTTTAGGCTCAGGAAAAACAAGTTTTATAAATTCCTTAATAAAAGAAAGCTATGTTGATGGAGAAAAAATAATAGTAATACAATTAGAAAATGGAAAAAACAAAATATTAGAAGAAACTTTAAATTATGGAGTGGTAACTATTTATAAGGAAAGTAATTTTGAAAGATTAAGTAAAGAGATGATTAGATTAATAGAAGAATATTCTCCAAATAGAATAATAATAGAATTTAATGGAACTTATGATTTAGAAGATTTATTTAAAATAGCTGATAAAAAAACATATAAAAACATTATAAATTTAGATAGGATATATTTTATTGGTGATACTAAAAATTTAAAATTATATGTTCAAAACATGGGAAATTTTTTAATTCCATTTATAGAACTGTCTAATTTACTAGTATTAAATAATACTAAAAACTGTAATGAAGAAGAAATATTCAGTGTAAAAAACATACTAAAAAATATAAATCCATCAGCATATATATTACAAGCAAAAGATAAGGAAGATTTTAATTCAATGATAAGAGAAAATGAAATATTAGAGAATGGTTTTATAAAAAAACTTAGAGTTAAAGTCAATAATTCTAAGAAACGATTTAAGGAGAAAAAAGAGTGA
- a CDS encoding permease translates to MKKKKNRNFLIICSIIFIIIIALYRLNIYDKNIMEKFLKTFTEIMKDSTPFIALGAIISGAMQIYISNETISKFMPKNNIVGYFGAALIGLIFPICECAIIPITRALIKKGVPLGFAMTFMMAVPLINPIVIMSTYTAFYDNISMVIARTVGAFVGAILIGVIMASLQGKREYLLMDRLIDNKSYCSCGCNNVNIIRDGKINKFKLFLEHSIKEFIDIMKYLIIGAFLATGFQVLIPTNVFDNISNGKILPIIFMMLLSFLLSLCSEVDAFIGKKLLNQYPFSSVVAFLIFGAMLDMKNLIMLFGTFRKEFVIKLSFIIVSVIIFISTIFLLSGL, encoded by the coding sequence GTGAAGAAAAAAAAGAATAGAAATTTTTTAATAATATGTTCTATTATATTTATAATTATTATAGCATTATATAGATTAAATATTTATGATAAAAATATAATGGAAAAATTTTTAAAAACATTTACAGAAATAATGAAAGATTCAACTCCTTTTATTGCTTTAGGAGCTATAATTTCAGGTGCTATGCAAATATATATATCAAATGAGACTATAAGTAAATTTATGCCTAAAAATAATATTGTAGGATATTTTGGAGCAGCATTGATAGGACTTATATTTCCAATATGTGAATGTGCAATTATTCCTATAACAAGAGCACTTATAAAAAAAGGAGTACCACTTGGCTTTGCAATGACATTTATGATGGCAGTTCCTTTAATAAATCCAATAGTAATAATGTCAACATATACTGCATTTTATGATAACATATCTATGGTAATTGCAAGGACTGTTGGAGCATTTGTAGGAGCTATTCTTATAGGTGTTATAATGGCTTCACTTCAAGGAAAAAGAGAATATTTATTAATGGATAGGTTAATAGATAATAAATCATATTGCAGTTGTGGATGCAATAATGTAAATATAATAAGGGATGGGAAAATAAATAAATTTAAATTATTTTTAGAACATTCGATAAAAGAATTCATAGACATTATGAAATATCTCATAATTGGAGCTTTTTTAGCTACAGGATTTCAAGTATTAATACCAACAAATGTATTTGATAATATATCTAATGGCAAAATACTACCTATAATATTTATGATGTTACTTTCATTCCTATTGTCTTTATGTTCTGAAGTTGATGCTTTTATTGGAAAGAAGTTATTAAATCAATATCCATTTAGTAGTGTTGTAGCTTTTTTAATATTTGGAGCTATGTTAGATATGAAAAATCTTATAATGCTATTTGGAACATTTAGAAAAGAATTTGTAATAAAATTATCATTTATTATAGTATCAGTTATTATTTTTATTTCAACCATATTTTTATTATCAGGACTATAA
- a CDS encoding SPOCS domain-containing protein, translating to MGKIQRDLIEYNGINDCPIKNTANFNQINIEERFCIPNQKPDMEQITRVWVKGKVVDYEIVKTPIGTSLEGQTVTGYKILVCGDINYKVEYVALEATQSVHTAHTTIPFCAYAVLPENTNPNARINSTILIEDVLSEQVDKRCIYNNITMMLLVDIC from the coding sequence ATGGGGAAAATCCAACGTGATCTAATTGAATATAATGGAATAAATGATTGCCCAATAAAAAATACAGCCAATTTTAATCAAATAAATATTGAAGAAAGATTTTGTATTCCAAATCAAAAACCAGATATGGAACAAATAACAAGAGTTTGGGTAAAAGGAAAGGTTGTTGATTATGAAATAGTAAAAACACCAATTGGAACTTCATTGGAAGGACAAACAGTAACTGGATATAAAATATTAGTTTGTGGAGATATAAACTATAAGGTAGAGTATGTAGCTCTTGAAGCAACTCAATCAGTTCATACAGCACATACAACTATACCATTTTGTGCATATGCAGTTTTGCCAGAAAATACAAATCCAAATGCAAGAATAAATTCAACAATATTAATAGAAGATGTGTTATCAGAGCAAGTAGATAAAAGATGTATTTATAATAATATAACTATGATGTTATTAGTTGATATATGTTAG
- a CDS encoding bacteriohemerythrin: protein MIKWDDSYNIGIKTIDEQHQYLFKLCRNLEMLLETPNVIYKVDDAIKIICEFRNYITYHFYFEEMYFSIAQYDNLTTHIAEHEQFKDKILDINISNFYKENYDELKTLINFLYSWIFDHITKKDIILKNFI from the coding sequence ATGATAAAGTGGGATGATAGCTATAATATTGGAATTAAAACTATAGATGAACAACATCAATATCTGTTTAAACTATGTAGAAATTTAGAAATGTTACTTGAAACTCCTAATGTAATATATAAAGTAGATGATGCAATTAAGATTATATGTGAATTTAGAAATTACATCACTTATCATTTCTATTTTGAAGAAATGTATTTTAGTATAGCACAATATGATAATCTAACAACTCATATTGCTGAACATGAACAATTTAAAGACAAAATTTTAGATATTAATATTTCTAATTTTTATAAAGAAAACTACGATGAATTAAAAACATTAATTAACTTCTTATATAGTTGGATATTTGATCATATAACTAAGAAGGATATTATATTAAAAAATTTTATATAA